The DNA segment CCTGAGGACCATCAGCCGAGAGCAACACCTGGCCTACATCCAGAGTCTGCCCGCGGCCAGTCACATGCAGGTCCCGGCATGGGCGGATGTGAAGGCCGAGTGGCGCTCGGAGAGCCTGGGCTGGTTCGACAAGACCGGCCAGCTCGTCGGCGCGGGCCTGGTGCTCTACCGGCAGCTCCCCAAGATCAAGCGGTACCTGGCCTATCTGCCCGAGGGCCCGGTCATCAACTGGTACGCCCCCAACCTGGGCGACTGGCTGCAGCCGATGCTCGCGCACCTCAAGCAGCAGGGCGCCTTCTCCGTGAAGATGGGCCCCCCGGTCGTCATCCGCCGCTGGGACGCGGCGGCCATCAAGGCCGGCATCCAGGACCCGGAGGTCAAGCGCCTGCGCGACGTCGAGGCCACCCACATCGAGCCGCGCGCCTTCGAGGTCGCCGACCGGCTCCGGAAGATGGGCTGGCAGCAGGGCGAGGACGGCGGTGCCGGGTTCGGTGACGTCCAGCCGCGTTACGTGTTCCAGGTGCCGCTGGCGAACCGTTCGCTGGAGGACGTCCACAAGGGCTTCAACCAGCTGTGGCGGCGCAACATCAAGAAGGCCGAGAAGGCCGGCGTCGAGGTCGTCCAGGGCAGCTACGCGGAGCTGGCCGAGTGGCAGCGGCTGTACGAGATCACGGCGGAGCGCGACCGCTTCCGCCCGCGCCCGCTCGGCTACTTCCAGCGCATGTGGACGGCCCTCAACAGCGAGGACCCCAACCGGATGCGGCTCTACTTCGCCCGTCACGAGGGGGAGAACGTCGCGGCGGCGACCATGCTGATCGTCGGCGGCCACGTCTGGTACTCGTACGGCGCCTCCGCCAACCACAAGCGCGAGGTCCGCCCCTCGAACGCGATGCAGTGGCGGATGCTGCGCGACGCGTACGCCATGGGCGCCACGGTCTACGACCTGCGCGGCATCTCCGACTCGCTGGACGAGACCGACCACCTCTTCGGCCTGATCCAGTTCAAGGTCGGCACCGGCGGGCAGGCGGCGGAGTACCTGGGCGAGTGGGACTTCCCGCTCAACAAGCTCCTGCACAAGGCACTCGACATCTACATGTCGCGTCGCTGATCACCACCCAAGAGCCGCTGATCACCGCCCCAGAGCTGACGAAACGGGCTTCATTCGTTTCAATGGGGCCTGAACACGCTTTCCCATCCGTTCCACCTCAGCCACCAGAAGGGTTCCGGACCGGCCATGGCGCTCTCCCTGTACGTCGACACCGCGCGCTGGCGGGCGCACCAGAAGTCCGTTATCGACCAGTTCCCGGGCATCGTGCCGGTCTGCAAGGGCAACGGCTACGGCTTCGGCCACGAGCGGCTGGCCGACGAGGCGATCCGCTTCGGCTCCGACATCCTCGCGGTCGGCACCACCTACGAGGCGGCCCGCATCAAGGACTGGTTCAGCGGCGATCTGCTGGTCCTCACCCCGTTCCGGCGCGGTGAGGAGCCGGTGCCGCTGCCCGACCGCGTCGTACGGTCCGTGTCGTCCGTGGACGGGGTGCACGCCCTGGTGGGCGCCCGTGTCGTCATCGAGTGCATGAGCTCGATGAAGCGCCACGGCGTCAAGGAGGAGGAGCTGGGCCTCCTGCACGCCGCCATCGAGGACGTACGCCTCGAAGGCTTCGCCCTGCACCTGCCGCTGGACCGTACGGACGGCTCGGACGCCGTCGAGGAGGTCATCGCGTGGATGGACCGCCTCCGGGCGGCCCGGCTGCCGCTGCACACGATGTTCGTCAGCCATCTGCGCGCCGACGAGCTGGCCCGGCTGCAGCAGCAGTTCCCGCAGACCCGGTTCCGCGCCCGCATCGGCACCCGGCTCTGGCTCGGGGACCACGAGGCGACGGAGTACCGGGGCGCCGTGCTCGACGTCACCCGCGTCGTGAAGGGCGACCGGTTCGGCTACCGGCAGCAGAAGGCCGCGTCCGACGGCTGGCTGGTCGTCGTCGCCGGCGGCACCTCGCACGGCGTGGGCCTGGAGGCGCCGAAGGCGCTGCACGGCGTGATGCCGCGCGCCAAGGGCGTCGCCCGCGCGGGCCTGGCGACCGTGAACCGCAACCTGTCGCCCTTCGTCTGGGCGGGCAAGCAGCGCTGGTTCGCCGAGCCCCCGCACATGCAGGTGTCGATCCTGTTCGTACCGGCCGACGCCGAGGAGCCCCGGGTGGGCGACGAACTGGTGGCACACCTGCGCCACACGACCACCCAGTACGACCGCCTCGTCGAGCGCTGAGCCCGCACGCCCGCCCCGCTCAGTCGGCGGCGGGCGTCCCGGCCGTACCCCACTCCACCCGCGACCCGGCCGCCCCGGCCCCGTCGTCCGCCCCCTCACCGCGTACGGCGCCGGGCTGGGCGATGTGGGTCAGCGCGAAGACGTCCTCGGCCCCGTCGAGCACCCCGCCCGAGGGGTCGTCCGAGCCGTCGTGCCGTACCCCGTCGCGTTCCGGCATCGAGATGTCCCGTACGACGAGGGCGCACAGGTACAGGGTGCCCACCAGATGCAGCACGATCGCCATCTGGTAGCCCTCCGTGGGCAGCCCCTGGTGCTTGTCGCCGCTCGTCGTGTACGCGAGGTACATCCAGATCCCCAGGAAGTACAGAACCTCGCAGGTCTGCCAGATCAGGAAGTCCCGCCAGCGGGGCCGGGCCAGCGCGGCGAGCGGGATGAGCCACAGCACGTACTGCGGTGAGTAGACCTTGTTGACGAGGATGAAGACCGCGACGACGAGGAACGCGAGCTGGGCGAACCGCGGCCGGCGCGGCGCGGTCAGGGCCAGGGCGCCGATCGCGAGACACAGCACGAGCGTCGTCACCGTCGAGACGGTGTTGACCGTGCTCACGTCGATGGCCTCGCCGGAGCGCTGTGTGATGACCAGCCAGAACGATCCGAAGTCGATGCCGCGTTCCTGGCTGAAGGTGTAGAACTTCTTCCATCCCTCGGGCGCCGGGATCATGACCGGCAGATTGACCACCAGCCAGGAACCGGCCGCCCCCAGCAGCGCCGCGCCGAACGCGCGCCACTTCCCGGCCCGCCAGCACAGCACGAAGACCGGCCCCAGCAGCAGCACGGGGTACAGCTTGGCGGCCGTGGCCAGCCCGATGAGGACACCGAAGGCCAGCGGACGGCTGCGGGACCACATGAGCATCGCCGCGGCGGTCAGGGCGACGGCCAGCAGGTCCCAGTTGATCGTGGCGGTGAGCGCGAAGGCGGGCGCGAGCGCCATCAGCAGGCCGTCCCAGGGGCGCCGACGGTGCGTCCGGGCGACACAGACGGCGATCACCGCGGTGCAGATCATCAGCATGCCCGCGTTGGCCAGCCAGTACGCCTGCTCCTGCGTCTGGAGGGAGCCGCCGCCCGGCGTCAGCCAGGCCGCGACCTGCATGAACACCCCGGTGAGAACGGGGTACTCCAGGAACTGCATGTCACCGGGCAGCCGGTCGAAGTACGGCACCAGGCCGTCCGCGAAGCCGCGCCCCGCGTACAGATGCGGGATGTCCGAGTAGCAGGCGTGGGTGTACTGGGAGGCCGCGCCCCGGAACCACGCCCAGTTGTAGCAGGGCAGCTTCTGCACCATGCCGAGCGCGAACATTCCGATGGCCACCAGGGCGACGGCTGCCACCGGCGTGAGCGCGGTGCCGCCGAGCCGCGCCCAGCGCCCCGACCTCCCGCCGATCAGCTCGCTGCCGGCCGCCGCGACCTCGTCCCGGTGCGTGGGCCGTACGACGGACCGTTCCTCGTGCACGCTCGTGTCCTCTGCGCTTGGCATGTCGCACATCCTGCCGTACGGCGCTGTGGAAACAACGAGGGCCGCCGCACCAAGGTGCCGCGGCCCTCGTCCCACGCCGGCTTCACCTCGCGCGCGGCGAGGGAAGTGGTGCGTGCCGGGCGCTACCCGCCCGTCCCCCACCAGTTGGTGTTCCCGGTGCTGTTGTTGTTCCCGTTGGTGTTTCCGCCGTTGTTGTTGCTGGTGGTGGTGTTCCCGCTGGTCTCGGTGGAGCCGTCCGTACCGCCTTCACCGCCGGTCGTGCCGGTGGAGGTGCCGGTGTCCGTATTGCCGCCGTCGTTGCCCTGGGTGGTACCCGTGTCGGTATTGCCGCCGTCGTTGCCCTGGCTGGTGCCCGTGTTCGCGTTGCCGCCGTTGTTGTTCTGGCAGTTCCAGTCCCACGTACCGCAGGTGTCGGTCGGGTCCGGGGTCGGGATGTCGGGCGTGGGCGTGGGCGTCGTCGGGGTCGGTTCCTTCGTCTCGGTCTCGGTCGGGGTCGGCGTCGGGGTCGGCGAGGGCTTCTTGGAGGCGCCGCCGCCGTAGACCTTGTCGCCGATCGGCTCCGCCTCGGGGAACTTCTCGTACTTCGCGCCTTTCATGGCCTCGGCCATGAAGTCGTGCCAGACCTGCGCGGGGAACGAGGCGCCGTGGATCTTGTCCTTGCCACCGGTGCCGTACATCGGCTCGAACTTACGGTTCTTGTTCCGGTCGTCGTCGTCCAGCCGGTACATGCTGATCGCCGTGGACAGCTGCGGGGTGTAGCCCACGAACCACGCCGACAGGTTGTCGTCGGTCGTACCGGTCTTGCCCGCGACCTCACGGCCCGGAAGGCGGGCGGGCGTACCCGTTCCCTTTTCCACGACGTTCTTGAGGACGTCCGTGACGTTGTCGGCGATGGCACTGTCGAAGGCGCTCTTGGTGACGACCCGGTGGCGGTAGACCGGCGCGCCGCGCTTCTTCACCTCGGTGACGGAGAAGGGCTCGCGCTGCTGGCCGCGGGCCGCGAAGGTGGCGTAGGCGCCGGCCATGCTGGTCGTGCTGGGCGAGGACGTACCAATGGAGAAGGACGGCACTCCGGCGTCCGCCATGTACTTGTCGTCCTTCAGACCGGCCGAGATGGCCGCCGCCTTCACCTTGTCCGTACCGACGTCCATGCCGAGCTGCACGAACGGGGAGTTGGCGGACCACTGCATCGCCTCACGCAGGGTGATGTTGCCGTACGACTCGTGGTCGTCGTTGGTCTGCAGCCACTCCTTGCCCTCCTCGTCGGTCCAGATGTCGCCGTTGTACTTCTTGATCTTCAGCTTGTCGTCGCCGTTGTAGATGCTGAGCGGCGAGACCTTCTTGCGCTGCGACTCGTTCTGGTCCGGGCCGCCGGACGGGTCCCGCTTGCCGTACTCCATGGCGGCGGCGAGCACGAACGGCTTGAAGGTGGAGCCGACCGCGGCACCGGTGGGGCCGGCGTTGCTGGTGAAGTGCTTGGTCGCGTCCGCACCACCGTAGATCGCCTTGATCGCCCCGGTCTTCGGGTCGACCGACGAGCCACCGAACTGCACGTGGGTGTCCTTGTCAGGACGCTTCTTCGGGTCGATGTTCTCGTCGTAGACCCGCTTGACGGCCTTGCTGAGCTGGTTGACCTTCTTCTTGTCGAAGGTCGTGTGGATCTCGTAGCCGCCCTGGTCGAGCATGTCCTTGGTGATGTTGGTGTTGTTGATGACCTCGGCGTTGGCCATGTTGACGAGGTAGCCGATCTGACCGCCCAGCTGAGCGTTGCGCTTCGGCTTGTCGGGCATCGGGAACTCGGTGTACTTGTCCCGGTCCTCCTGCGACATCCGGCCGTCCTTCACCTCCTCGTCGAGAATCCACTTCCAGCGCTTCGTCGCGCGGGCGAGGTTCTTCTCGGCGGTGGCCTGCACCGGGTCGATCTCCGGCGCACCGGCCGGGTCATAGTAGGTGGCGCCCTTGAGGAGGCTGGCCAGGAAGGCGCACTCGCTCGGGTCGAGGTCCTTGGCGTCCTTGCCGTAGTACGTACGGGCCGCGGCCTGGAGACCGGAGGCGCCGCGCCCGTAGTACGAGACGTTGAGGTACCCGGCCATGACCTCGGACTTCTTCATCTCGCTGCCGACCTTGAGCGTGATGAAGAGTTCCTTGAACTTGCGGGTCAGGGTCTGATCCGACGAGAGCCACGAGTTCTTGACGTACTGCTGGGTGATCGTCGAGCCACCCTGGGTCTGGCCGCCCTTGGCCATGTTGAACACGGCGCGGGCGATACCCATGGGGTCGATGCCGTGGTCGGAGTCGAAGGACTTGTTCTCGGCGGAGATGACGGCGTTGCGCATCGCCTTGGGGATCTGCGCGTAGTCGATGACCTGGCGGTTGACCTCACCGCCGGTGGCCACCATCTGGGTGCCGTCGTTCCAGTAGTAGACGTTGTTCTCCGCATCCGCCGCATCGTTGATGTCCGGAGTGGACACCATCGCGTACGCGAGACCCGCGAGGCCCATCAGCAGGCCCAGGAAACCGATGCACAGGCTGGAGACCAGCTTCCAGGACGGAATCCAGCGCCGCAGACCGTTCCGGCCGGCCCGCGGGTAGTCGATGAAGCGCTTCTTGCCCGGGCGCCGGCCGCCACGCCCCTCCGCCCCGCCGTCCCCACCCCCGCGGCGCCGGCCACCGCCGCCGCCTTCGGAGCCGCCTCGGCCCGCGCCGCCCCGCTGGGCCGCCCGTCTGGCCGCGGCACGACCTGCGTACGGGGCCTCCTCGCCGTGCGAGGCGGAAGGTGAGGCCGAAGTTACTCCGCGTGACGGTGCTGCGCGGCGTCCGGAGGACTGCTGGGCGGCTCGTCGGGCCGCGGCACGTCCGCCACCTTGCGGTTGCGACGTCTTGCGACGGTGCTCGCTCATCGAACGACTACTCCTCGGGCAGGCGAGAGCGCCTGGAAGCGGCAGGTGAGATCCGGTCCCCCGAACGACGGGCCGGCCCGGCGACAGGCCCGCCCGCAATGCATCCGGCTGCTCCGCGAGCACTGACGCGTGCGCGTGTCTCACGGTTCCCGGTGGTGTGCATGCCGCACAGACTACGCACGGTCAAAACCCTTCCAGGACCGAACTTCACCCCAAATAACGCAAGTCGGTTCCTACGAATTAGTGATGTGACGCCGCTCACTGAGGCTCCCCTTGTCGACACGAGCAACGCGATCTATCGTGCTGATGTATCGAGCCGATACATCAGACCGGTACATCGGCTCGGCACCAGGGACCGCGGCAGCACTCGAAGAAGGAGGGGCGAGGTTGAGCAGACGCTCCGGCATCCTCGAGTTCGCCGTCCTCGGACTGCTCCGCGAATCCCCGATGCACGGCTATGAGCTGCGCAAACGCCTCAACACCTCGTTGGGCATCTTCCGTGCCTTCAGCTACGGAACCCTCTACCCCTGCCTCAAGACGCTGGTCGCCAACGGCTGGTTGATCGAGGAACCGGGGACCCCTCCGACGGAATCGGCGTCCGGCTCCGGCCGGGCCGTCGCTCCTGCCTCGTCCCTGGCGGGACGCCGCGCCAAGATCGTCTACCGATTGACGGCGGAAGGTAAGGAGCACTTCGAGGAGCTGCTCTCGCACACCGGCCCCGACTCCTGGGAGGACGAGCACTTCGCTGCTCGCTTCGCCTTCTTCGGACAGACGGAGCACGAGGTGCGGATGCGGGTGCTGGAAGGCCGTCGCAGCCGGCTGGAGGAGCGCCTGGAGAAGATGAGCGCCTCTCTGGCCCGCACCCGCGAGCGTCTCGACGATTACACACTTGAGCTGCAGCGACACGGCATGGAGTCCGTGGAGCGCGAAGTGCGCTGGCTGAACGAGCTCATCGAGAGCGAGCGGTCGGGACGGGATCAGCGACGATCCTCGCCCGAGAGCTCAGCTCAGCAGAACACCGCAGGAGAGCCGGACGGCCTGCCCCGGCGGGGAGACAACCCGTCGGATCCGTCCGGCGACACCGCC comes from the Streptomyces sp. NBC_00525 genome and includes:
- a CDS encoding PadR family transcriptional regulator, translated to MSRRSGILEFAVLGLLRESPMHGYELRKRLNTSLGIFRAFSYGTLYPCLKTLVANGWLIEEPGTPPTESASGSGRAVAPASSLAGRRAKIVYRLTAEGKEHFEELLSHTGPDSWEDEHFAARFAFFGQTEHEVRMRVLEGRRSRLEERLEKMSASLARTRERLDDYTLELQRHGMESVEREVRWLNELIESERSGRDQRRSSPESSAQQNTAGEPDGLPRRGDNPSDPSGDTAK
- a CDS encoding lipid II:glycine glycyltransferase FemX, translating into MSLTLRTISREQHLAYIQSLPAASHMQVPAWADVKAEWRSESLGWFDKTGQLVGAGLVLYRQLPKIKRYLAYLPEGPVINWYAPNLGDWLQPMLAHLKQQGAFSVKMGPPVVIRRWDAAAIKAGIQDPEVKRLRDVEATHIEPRAFEVADRLRKMGWQQGEDGGAGFGDVQPRYVFQVPLANRSLEDVHKGFNQLWRRNIKKAEKAGVEVVQGSYAELAEWQRLYEITAERDRFRPRPLGYFQRMWTALNSEDPNRMRLYFARHEGENVAAATMLIVGGHVWYSYGASANHKREVRPSNAMQWRMLRDAYAMGATVYDLRGISDSLDETDHLFGLIQFKVGTGGQAAEYLGEWDFPLNKLLHKALDIYMSRR
- a CDS encoding alanine racemase, which produces MALSLYVDTARWRAHQKSVIDQFPGIVPVCKGNGYGFGHERLADEAIRFGSDILAVGTTYEAARIKDWFSGDLLVLTPFRRGEEPVPLPDRVVRSVSSVDGVHALVGARVVIECMSSMKRHGVKEEELGLLHAAIEDVRLEGFALHLPLDRTDGSDAVEEVIAWMDRLRAARLPLHTMFVSHLRADELARLQQQFPQTRFRARIGTRLWLGDHEATEYRGAVLDVTRVVKGDRFGYRQQKAASDGWLVVVAGGTSHGVGLEAPKALHGVMPRAKGVARAGLATVNRNLSPFVWAGKQRWFAEPPHMQVSILFVPADAEEPRVGDELVAHLRHTTTQYDRLVER
- a CDS encoding transglycosylase domain-containing protein, with amino-acid sequence MSEHRRKTSQPQGGGRAAARRAAQQSSGRRAAPSRGVTSASPSASHGEEAPYAGRAAARRAAQRGGAGRGGSEGGGGGRRRGGGDGGAEGRGGRRPGKKRFIDYPRAGRNGLRRWIPSWKLVSSLCIGFLGLLMGLAGLAYAMVSTPDINDAADAENNVYYWNDGTQMVATGGEVNRQVIDYAQIPKAMRNAVISAENKSFDSDHGIDPMGIARAVFNMAKGGQTQGGSTITQQYVKNSWLSSDQTLTRKFKELFITLKVGSEMKKSEVMAGYLNVSYYGRGASGLQAAARTYYGKDAKDLDPSECAFLASLLKGATYYDPAGAPEIDPVQATAEKNLARATKRWKWILDEEVKDGRMSQEDRDKYTEFPMPDKPKRNAQLGGQIGYLVNMANAEVINNTNITKDMLDQGGYEIHTTFDKKKVNQLSKAVKRVYDENIDPKKRPDKDTHVQFGGSSVDPKTGAIKAIYGGADATKHFTSNAGPTGAAVGSTFKPFVLAAAMEYGKRDPSGGPDQNESQRKKVSPLSIYNGDDKLKIKKYNGDIWTDEEGKEWLQTNDDHESYGNITLREAMQWSANSPFVQLGMDVGTDKVKAAAISAGLKDDKYMADAGVPSFSIGTSSPSTTSMAGAYATFAARGQQREPFSVTEVKKRGAPVYRHRVVTKSAFDSAIADNVTDVLKNVVEKGTGTPARLPGREVAGKTGTTDDNLSAWFVGYTPQLSTAISMYRLDDDDRNKNRKFEPMYGTGGKDKIHGASFPAQVWHDFMAEAMKGAKYEKFPEAEPIGDKVYGGGASKKPSPTPTPTPTETETKEPTPTTPTPTPDIPTPDPTDTCGTWDWNCQNNNGGNANTGTSQGNDGGNTDTGTTQGNDGGNTDTGTSTGTTGGEGGTDGSTETSGNTTTSNNNGGNTNGNNNSTGNTNWWGTGG
- a CDS encoding glycosyltransferase family 87 protein — protein: MPSAEDTSVHEERSVVRPTHRDEVAAAGSELIGGRSGRWARLGGTALTPVAAVALVAIGMFALGMVQKLPCYNWAWFRGAASQYTHACYSDIPHLYAGRGFADGLVPYFDRLPGDMQFLEYPVLTGVFMQVAAWLTPGGGSLQTQEQAYWLANAGMLMICTAVIAVCVARTHRRRPWDGLLMALAPAFALTATINWDLLAVALTAAAMLMWSRSRPLAFGVLIGLATAAKLYPVLLLGPVFVLCWRAGKWRAFGAALLGAAGSWLVVNLPVMIPAPEGWKKFYTFSQERGIDFGSFWLVITQRSGEAIDVSTVNTVSTVTTLVLCLAIGALALTAPRRPRFAQLAFLVVAVFILVNKVYSPQYVLWLIPLAALARPRWRDFLIWQTCEVLYFLGIWMYLAYTTSGDKHQGLPTEGYQMAIVLHLVGTLYLCALVVRDISMPERDGVRHDGSDDPSGGVLDGAEDVFALTHIAQPGAVRGEGADDGAGAAGSRVEWGTAGTPAAD